The DNA region tttctttctcagTCTCTTTTTCTCTTTCTGCACACATCATGCCACAGGGGCTTAGTTGTAGAATAGTGGAGATCTTACtatttgttcccgaagacaaaaatgattaaaattggtatttttgtgtgtattgctgtgtattgcaataaaacaTTCATTATAAACCCTGTTTCAATCGTGGTAAAAAGTGTAtttaatgtacataaaaaacGAAACAATACGATATCTTAGATTTATAGGGGGCCATCGGTTCATACTATATTTTAAAGAAGTTCTCCCCATGATTTCTGATGATACCTACGttggaaaatgataaaaagcCTTATTCCTACCGTCTGACTATACATTTGTCAACCGCATTATAAACACTCCATGTACTAAACACTCGCAAAACTTATCGAAATTTAATTAAGGTAAGTAAATTCTATACATTATTACTgagatgttaaaaaaaaacatatgatCAGTCTATAGAGAGCCAAAAATTCCCAAAAAACTCCTCTTGATTTATCATATGCATTTGGATTTCCTCAGTGATTACCGAGAATAGTTTGCATCATCTTCGTTGCTTTTGTATGAAATTTAGTCATATTTTCGCAAGTTCCCCTGTCAACATCTAACGGTAATTTGGACTGACAGGCAACCTCAAGTAATCGGTCCTTGGTTATTTTTATCGGTCTTGCCAACAGGACCGAAAAATTTCAAGAACTCAGTGTATTGCTGTCCCACCCCTATGAATTGCACAACAAGAGTCCTTTCAACatctgttaaaaataattttaaatattatgaaagtCGAGTATTTGCATTGTTAAAGAACTATAACTCTAACttaattgatttgaaattaCAACTTGATCTGTAAGTAATCAATACAGAGAAACCCCCAAAACCAAAAGAGtgtatacaaaacaataaaacttGAGACAAGGATGGAATGACAGGACAGCAATAGATGGAAAATGAGGattaatgataaattcatagcaAATATTTTTGCCCTTTTGTTTCTGAATTTAATCAGTTAGTATAGAATAATATTGTGATCAAATTGACATTTCCTACAAACCGACCTGTTTTGTTCAGAAGGTCGATGTTTCCTAGTGTCAGTGTAGTTGAGAAATCATCTCCCAGGTAATCCACAGAACCCTGACCCATGAATTTTCCTTCCTGCACCTACAGAATTTAGATTAGATCaaactttaatttcaattaaataaatcaaatatttacactTCGGGCTTCAATGGATTTTATCATGTGAGAGACCCATATTTAAATCCTGATATACATcaataaaaatgatatcttatttcttaatttactCCAACTTGAGGATATGTAGACCCATGTTGATCTAATTTATGCCAGCCATATTCTAAATAGCATGACTTACCGATGACTGAAGCTTAGTTCTGACTTTCTTTGAAAATGCATGGATTATATGTGCATTTAAATTCAAAGAAGGATCAATGTCTCCCATCAAAACTGGATAAGCCTGGTAAAAGAAAATTCATATACATTATCAACATTCTGATACACCAAACAAAGAATTTTCTTGAGGTTAATAACATTGTTGATACAAACAGGATTTCCTtgtttagaaccattttaacaagagcttggactttgggtagttttgtcaaacagcaatgtgacatgataggcctgtctatttccttgctggccactcagccactgctctttgaaatcaacaaggtTTGTCTGGCTTCTGAGGCAAGTCTACGCAaacggtgcatatttcgcttgtaACCgagtcatttttaacttgtcttGACGCAACAAATAGATATATGtagctacgtccaaccgaaagtccaaggtcttgttataATAGTTCTAATGACTTTATTAACATTcactaaaattgtaaatatgGTACATTACATATCTCATAAATTTGATACAAGTTTCAGCATCATCTTATCTATCACCTTTACTTATGACACATTCCTCACCTCAGAGGGACTATATTGTTTGGTCCCTATGTACGTTGCACCAAATTTGTACCCAGAGTCTTGTGGTGACAACTGGGACATAGTCAGTGTGTGACTAACTTGGAAATGACTACTTAATCCCTTTGACACCAGGAATCTACCACCTTCAAATGTCTGTGGGAAGAGCTCTGCAAGAATTTGTTCATAATTCTTAATTACAACAATTacagttttataaagatttttttcaatctgAAACCCTGTTGCAAAAGAAACTCCAATAGgtatataatatttatgaatCACTATAATATTTACAATCATATAAATTGTGTAGGCAAATGTcatgattcatttatatgttaaagagtAGGGTTGTTCAACCTCAGAGTTTCAAGCCTTATTGAGTTATTGTATTTGACCTTGATGTCTATCTTACATCAGTTTGAGTTTTAACAAACCTTTACACTTCCTATGCAGCTCTTCAAAGGTGCCTGGATTGTTGCTAACTTCCTCTTTGAATACATTTGGAATCTTTAACTCTGGCGGAACATCTGCTGATGGTGGTGGCGTTAAACTAGAAGGTTGTGAAGGATTTGCAGGTGGTGGCGGTGGTGCGACAGTGGAGCTGGAAGGCGGGGGCGCCGCAGGAGTGGATGAAGAATTGCCCATTTCTTAATGCCCTTTTAATGCCCTTTTAAATTCTCTTTCTATCCTCGATTTAGTTGGGATTATTCGAGCATTTTAAGGCAAATACACACTATATTTTTATCTCGTGGTCGCGGCCATGTGTGATTTAGTAACTACCGGCCGGCATGCGCACGTGCAACTTccggtgcgtcgatttacccaaatggacccaaatggacccaaatggaaTGTAAAAAGTCcaaaatggacccaaatgaacccaaatggaGCCCAAAATGGAAACACTAATGGAAACAAATGGAATTTGAATGGTAtaattgaagattttatttgataattccaatcattcttttaattgtaatgagtttttttaattgaaaaatttcaaagaaaacataaaacaacaaTTTCTGACCAAATGGAAAAAGAATTTGATAATATAGCCTTATCAATTAGTTTGATTTAAAtacatgatttaattttttttgtcaaatctATTTATAGGATTGTAGTATACCGTTGCTCAGCTCTTGCCACGTGGAGCCTGGCGGGCCATCCCAATAAGAGctgtaattttgaaataaaaatatttaaagcccgaagaacaaattgaaaaattaaacgtaataattataatttccgAGCagtaaaagcaaaaaaaaagatttttatgtttaaaataaattatgtattttcaaataattaatgGTTACTGAGAATTTCATATGaccgaaaaaaaatttcagtccAAAAATcgatatataaattaaaaattaattctaaatttGATGCATGGAAAATgacatcttcccaagtcaagggtttctgatctgcTCTGCTCTACATAAACAGGGTTTATGTAAAGCAGAgtggatcagaaacccttgactttgGAAGATGGGAAAATGAACCACATACTGTACACGTATATAATAAGCAAACACTGAAAAACATCATATCAAAACATTTGTGCACTACAGGATTGGTTTGAGCTactattttattaaatgcaCTATTTGAAGAAACAACCAAACAGCACTGTATTTACAGCACCTAACTTATTTAACATGCATTACAAGAATTTGCCAACTAACTAACTTATATACaactatatttaaaagacaaCTATGCCGGTACTTCATTTTCCAATAtcgaaaataaatatatttgaataatattgtaataattaAAAAGGTGTCTCGAAATGATTATATATCAACAGTTATATTAACAGttactagtatatataaattcatatatcaataaaaattcattaacAACACAAGAACATTGTCGTATTAGAATTCATAATTATTGATTCTTCATCATataattgaaattattaaataaaatattcaagtatgccatttaattttcatttgtttccatttgggtttccatttgtttccatttgggtttccatttgggttcatttgggctccatttgggttcatttgggtccatttgggccATTCACgttccatttgggtaaatcgatgCACCCTTCCTATTTCGGGGTTAAAAGGTCACATGTACAATGAGAAATGAGGGAGAGTATAAAAACATgttgaaacaaattttcaagTAACATTTTATCCACAAAATAAGAtagaaaaatatacaagaaagtaaaaaaaaaaaccgtacctcttataatatctttggattactTGCGAAGGATAGTGCATATTAGATCTAATTAAAGTtctgaaaaaatattgattttgtgtTTAACATATTAACTTTTACAAATGAGATCTCAATTTAAACTATTTCAATGTATATCAAAGTGAGCAATGAATGTGAATTAATGTATTCCAAAATACAGTTGGtttatagtttgttttttttcagaggtatatatattaattttttaattcattctaATACAgcagcatatatatatatgtatgatttttttttcagtgtttgTGTTAGCTTTGAAAATCACCGGAATCgagatatatataattaaattagataatatcgaaaatttcatcaactgaTAGAAggataatttaatgaaaaaaaagagtAAAGACACACGAGGGTTTATATACTTGGTGTGGGGTGGTGGTGGTCAGATCTATCATAAATATTATGCGTACGCTAGGCCTATAGTAGTCACCCTGTGAATTGTATGATATATCTGAATGTACTAATTCTTGTGAATTTCAAATTACactgaatctctctctctctctctctctctctctctctctctctctctctctctctctctctctctctctctctctctctctctctctctctatcatGTGGAATAGTTCCGGCTAGAACTTGGCCGTTGTAGGTTATGATAATAGGCACTTTTATGTTCCGGCAAATAACCGTTATCGGTATTGATAGTTTTAAAACTTCAACAGTATTTCCCCTCAAAACTTTGGTCGttatattaaatatcaaatgaataaaGAGTTGCCTCAAATTCATATTAAGTCCATTCCTCGATATTCAGCAAATAGTCCGTTCTGCAAGCGGCGGAAGAACACATCCCATATTGACGTGGCCGACTCGCTGGAACTTCCAGCTCGACAATAACAAAATATCGAAGCTGTACTTACCTTTTAGTCCACTAGAGTTGGTTATCTTAAAGATTGAAAATGGTAATGTATAATTTACATCAGGGATGCGCTgcagaaatgtttttttttactataagtTATCAAATTCTTGTGAAATCTGTAAAGCTGATGTGCGGCTGAAACTGAGAAAATCATAAGATCACTAATTTTTGCTGTGTTATGATAAAAAGAGGACAATAAATTGAACGGCCACCATTCAATGCCAGtgttatgtatatattatatgttaaGTTTGTGGAATAAGACAAAGATTTCATTGTAACTCATTCGACCCGAATTATCTCAACATCTGACACCGGTAGAAATGTTAGTCAATATTACTAAAATGCCAATGTCACTAACAGACACATTGTTCGAAATAATAATTTGGTACTTGAAACTACAACAAAATCTGCTCTTATTAATGTGATATTCTGATCgtgcatatattttataatattaatgatCACAAGTGGGAGGGGTAGGGATGATGTACATTtactaaatattaatttttaggtgTAGTCCGGAACATATGTCTAAGAAATGTTGAAGTTAACAAAATGTACCAAAAAGTATTGTTTTGCTGTTATCAATTTAGGTTTTTGTTTTACCATATTCTTACATACATGTGATATGTACAGGCAGTACGCaaaatgtattgttttttcGACCGCATTCACGGTGTACCAGGGGGACACCAACATTCAAGgaatatgaaaatttgtacagtaatttgaatttctttctAAATACGGCCATTTTCCTCTCATTCTCACTCACGAGGCACTGGAAAAGATCACCTGTGTTTGACATATCGTGGCATGACCTACCAATACTTGTTTAGTGTACACAAACTGTCGCGTGTGAAGGCGTAAACTGCCAATTGGGATAATCATCCATATCAAATTGTCCCTTTAGGTAGCTTTGTTTTCAAAGGGTTTTTAAttataactgttttaaaatattttgtaacttGATCGAAAAACTTTTAGCCAACCttacaaatatacatgaatcTGAACCAGCTCTCCCCATGCactgtaaacatttttattatcatGCTTACACTGAAATAAAGGATTTTTTATGTGCAGAAATTTATGTAAGGTTGCATTTGCTGCTGTTATTGAAATTGCTGGTGTATAATATCAGTCAATATATTCATGAACAAGATGTAAGTTGGAGATATCTACTCTTTTATACTATATAAAGTTGGTAAACAAATTATCATCTAAACTTGCTCAATTGTGACTATAAAAcacaatatgaaattttaaagcatagaaaacttttttacaacatttaaataaggcaaaatatacatttgttggtttagaaataaatgtttgatatgGTATTTTATCAACAGAATTTACGTGATATTTTGTACCGTTTTTGGTGGGCAGTGTATATTTTCACCCGAATTCCAGTTTTTTGCAGAGTTTTGTGGTCATCAACTTATCACATGTATGTCTTGCACTCGGGATGAAATTAATGTAGTAATTAAAAACTAACTGTGATGTTTTATGACACCAATtctttataatacattttaaattatttcaacatatCCTTTTAATTGCTTTCTTAAAGATTGTGGAATAGATTGTATGGAATATGATTAAAACAGAAACATGGGATATTGTAGGACTTACATCCCTTGCTACAATAACAAACATCCTTAAATCTTAGATTGAGTGTATTGCAGTAAACTATACactttagtaattttttttaataaatatatatagaactATTATGATTTGTGAACAGGatattacaattttttgttatttataggTTCTGCTTGCTGCAGCAGTCTGCAACAAGTCAGGCAAAGGTAAGTTACATTTATCAAGTATTTGTTCAGTTTTGAGCTTCATAAACTCATTAATTGTTCAGTTTTAAGCTTCATAAACTCAAGTATTTGTTCAGTTTTAAGCTTCATAAAATCAGGTCAGTAATATTATTCTTCATCTAATATCATAAAGTTgtaattttctaattttatcTTCACAGCAATTATATCTCGACAATTTGTTGAGATGTCAAGGTCTCGCATTGAGGGACTTTTGGCTGCTTTCCCCAAACTGATGAGCTCTGGGAAACAACATACCTTTGTAGAAACTGAGAGTGTTAGATATGTTTATCAACCATTAGAAAAATTGTACATGTTGCTCATAACAACTAAAGCTAGCAACATCTTGGAGGACTTAGAAACTCTGAGACTTTTTGCAAGAGTTGTaagtacaatttttatttagaaacattgttatcaagaaaaaaaatccaccatTAATTAGATGTGatacatttccttttttaaagaaagttaaAATCTAGgagttctttttttaatatatctatgatacaagtcataatttttgcaaaaaatatttatcattttcaatttgctaTAATCGATAACGAAACAAATGCGACACAAGTAAggctaaaataaaattatcgtTAGTTTGAAATTGCCTCCTGCCTCCTTGAAAaatggataatttttttaaaggatggCCTGAATGTGAAAGTTGGCTAATtattatcatcattttattGATAGCAAAAGTGATTTTTCACTTTTCTAGATATGTGTTGGGAcacttttcttcttattatgaacaaaaataacaatttccttttttaaattcaacagATTCCAGAATACTGCAGAAATTTTGATGAGCAAGATATTGTGGATCAAgcttttcctttaatttttgcatttgaTGAAATTGTTGCCCTGGGATATAGAGAAAGTGTCAATCTTGCTCAGATCAGAACATTCACTGAAATGGAGTCACATGAAGAAGCTGTATTCAAGTCTGTGAGAGaggtaaatttttatatagtgtTCGAAATCATCACTCTTTCATTTAGATATtgttaaaattcttattttttaaaaattttatttcatctgtATTTTAGACGCAAGAAAAAGAAGCTAAGATACAGATGCAGAAGAGGGCCAAGGAGTTACAGGTAGCACGCAGAGAGAACCAGAAAGCAGGGCGAAGTGCAGGATTTGGGGGAGGATTTGGAAGTGGTTCCTTTACACAGCGTGATAATCCAGTCATTGATAGCGTTCCTATGGATACGCCTAAACCATCATACACAGCAGCCACAAGGTATTTAACCACTATTCAAGTTTAACTCaattttacttacatgtattatgaaaagAGAAGTAATTGTATATTTTACCTTCTGTCTTGTCACATTGAAAAGAGACTGTTAAACTCAATTAACTCATGGATTTCCTTGGCTTGATAGAATTTTTGTAATGATGTAATACTAAAGGATTCTTCTTTTCTGCAGTAAACCATCATCATCTAGAAATGCTCTGCGACTTGGAAGTAAGAAGAAGGATGTGGATACATTTGTAGGGCAGTTGGAATCAGAGGGTGAAAGTAAGATGAATATCATATTACTACAAGTATTGAATTAAGACCTTATAGGATGTACTGTGAATGTTTCAGTTTTTTTGTCATTAtgtaaaaagtaatattttaaaaccttCTTAATTTGTCAACCAGAGGTGGGAGGAACAAAATCATCATTGTCATCAGCTGTGGCAAAACAGACCACGCCAGTCAAAGACCAAGAGGGGTAAGGAATTGTTTGTAAAGACTTCAGTTTGTTAAGAATCTGTTTAGTCATAAACACATTACGTGAAAAGTATCTATCAGGAATCTCAAAaccatattttgttttgatagcAATTACACATTTGTTTGCAGTGTTCACATCGCaattgaagagaaaatatcccTGACTGCTGGAAGAGATGGAGGGTTACAGAACATGGAAGTTCATGGTTTAGTCAAAGTCAAAGTTAATGATGAAACATATGGAAAAATTAAAGTCAATGTGCAAAACAATGACAAAAAAGGCATTCAGTTACAGGTAAACAAGACTTCTTATATTCACATTGCATAAAGTACAAGCACATTGAAAATTAATCTAATAACAATTGCTGAAAATCatcagaaaatgaaaaaaggaaTGAAAATTAGTTTTGTCATTGCTATCATTTATTATCAATATGtcaacatcttttttttaatgcatagaCACATCCAAATGTGGACAAGAAACTCTTCAATGCTTCCTCATGCATTGCTCTAAAGAACCAAGAGAAATCATTCCCATTGAACACAGATGTTGGAGTTTTAAAATGGAGGTTTCAGACCCAGGATGAAGATATGATGCCATTGCAGAGTAAGGCTCTTTCAGATCAATGTTCATTCACTAGTGGATGACCTCAGAGTACACAAAATACAGACACTTGCAAACTTGTTTTATTGAAAGCTTCATATTCATGTTTGTTAAATTAGGCCCTTGCATATTACTTATGCGTGTCAGTGAAAATGAGtcaatttaatattagagtaGAAAAAGGACCTAATGTGATAATGCTGGACCCATCTATGTTTCCTTCAAGGCATTTTCCCAGTTTTTTCTTCCCAGTGTAAAGAAGTTTGGATGCTTTACGTTATCTTTACTTAAGATTAAAGTACTTAAATGTCAAATTGATCATTCAGGATTTTTACctagaataaaaataaacttttaatacCCAAtgcaatttattaaaatcttgCTAGCTATACAGCTGGCCtaacttcttttaaaattacatttatcaaCAGTATTAGAAGTTTTCACATATGCTCTGTTGTTGCACAAAATGAACTCTTCATAGataaattaagaaatttatAACTTACCTTTGAACATAAGTCCTTTTTATATGTCTATCTGAACAGCATGGACAACATACTGAAATGgttatataattgatatttgaATCATTGCTTACCGACATTAATATCAATTGTAGTTAATTGTTGGCCAAATGACACTGGAAGTGGATGTGATGTAAACATTGAGTATGAACTGAAGCAGACAGACTTGGAATTACATGATGTCACCATTCTTATCCCCTTACCGTAAGTAAATGTTTTTAGGAGGACATTGGCATTGGTTATCCCAATATTCAATATCTACTTTCAATTAGCTAAACTTGACAGTAatagatttgatttgaacatgcATATTGTACTCATATACTGTACAATTGGGACTGGGCAAAGTTCTGTAACTTAGACTGCCTTCTCCCTTATTACAATGGATCATCACAACTTATTGGTGTAAGTCCAAGGTGAAGCCCATGTCTTGTAAAGTATTACACAGATAGGATCATACATTTACAGGTATAAGAATGTATTAGAAgattaagaaatgaatttgatattaaatcaaGTAGcaagaaaaatatgataaatgaaaaatacgaCAAAAAGAAAGTGTAGCCAATATTGCCCTGAAAAGGGGTTTTTAGAAAGTGATAAAAAGTTCTCAGCTAATCAAAGAAGCATATTTACCATTCTACTTTTGTTACCTTACAAAGCACATATAGTCAAGTTATTGACATGAAGTTCTATACTAATGGGTGTGGTGTTGTAGGTCTGTCAAGTTATTGACATGAAGTTTTATACTATGGGGTGCTGTGTTGTAGGTCTGGTGTGGGTGCCCCAGTGGTAGGAGACTGTGATGGTGAGTACAACTTTGACAGCAGGAAGTCGGTGTTACAGTGGAACCTGGCCGTCATCGACGCCAACAATGAGTCGGGAAGCATGGAGTTCAGCATCGCTGGCCATCCGGACGACTTCTTCCCAGTCAACATCAACTTTATATCCAAAAACTCCTACTGTGATTTACAGGTAATTTATTGAAGTGATTCTTTATGctacgttttttttttgtcagtaTTTTAACAAATCTGAACAATTTGTTTTGATTGCAGGGTGTATTTACTTTGCTCAACAGATTTGTTTATAGTTGGTAGAATATGTTGCCTACATCTTAATATGAGGTGCTTAAAACTGTATTAGCCTGTCTGgtgttatattaaaatttaaatttgtgcAACTTGATATTGTTTTTGAGAACATGTTGCCCTATTTTCATCTATGTTGTATAGATATATATTGACTTTGAAAagatcatgtacatgtatataaagaatAACTACCTCAGGTTATTTCATATCatgatacatttataaatatgtattttttctccatatattaaaatattcaaattttacattttgtgaTATTATGATTCCAGATTACAGAAGTACAA from Crassostrea angulata isolate pt1a10 chromosome 7, ASM2561291v2, whole genome shotgun sequence includes:
- the LOC128193024 gene encoding mitochondrial import receptor subunit TOM40 homolog 1-like: MGNSSSTPAAPPPSSSTVAPPPPPANPSQPSSLTPPPSADVPPELKIPNVFKEEVSNNPGTFEELHRKCKELFPQTFEGGRFLVSKGLSSHFQVSHTLTMSQLSPQDSGYKFGATYIGTKQYSPSEAYPVLMGDIDPSLNLNAHIIHAFSKKVRTKLQSSVQEGKFMGQGSVDYLGDDFSTTLTLGNIDLLNKTGVIVGHYLQRVTSSVALGAELVYQRGPRVPGGEITVLSLASKITGENWQFTANVCPSAVAAHCCYYHKVNEHLHIGAELESSLMTRESVGKGCYQLEIPGGNAMFRGSIDTNWTVEAVLEKKLMPLPFTLQLSGTANFANIQKSQYRFGIGLVLG
- the LOC128193023 gene encoding coatomer subunit delta-like → MVLLAAAVCNKSGKAIISRQFVEMSRSRIEGLLAAFPKLMSSGKQHTFVETESVRYVYQPLEKLYMLLITTKASNILEDLETLRLFARVIPEYCRNFDEQDIVDQAFPLIFAFDEIVALGYRESVNLAQIRTFTEMESHEEAVFKSVRETQEKEAKIQMQKRAKELQVARRENQKAGRSAGFGGGFGSGSFTQRDNPVIDSVPMDTPKPSYTAATSKPSSSRNALRLGSKKKDVDTFVGQLESEGEKVGGTKSSLSSAVAKQTTPVKDQEGVHIAIEEKISLTAGRDGGLQNMEVHGLVKVKVNDETYGKIKVNVQNNDKKGIQLQTHPNVDKKLFNASSCIALKNQEKSFPLNTDVGVLKWRFQTQDEDMMPLQINCWPNDTGSGCDVNIEYELKQTDLELHDVTILIPLPSGVGAPVVGDCDGEYNFDSRKSVLQWNLAVIDANNESGSMEFSIAGHPDDFFPVNINFISKNSYCDLQITEVQNCSDDSPVKFSSEVVFYVDRYEIV